The following are encoded in a window of Solidesulfovibrio magneticus RS-1 genomic DNA:
- a CDS encoding class I SAM-dependent methyltransferase, whose translation MREIPQSIAANMVQRYTKRYRDLGYHVRTLGWGNVEQQRRRFAMTLTLGLDLTGTRVVDFGCGFGDYYDFLKDVGVSCDNYLGLDINPDLLQEARARHGDDPRTAFAQVDLARKQSGEPLGDVGVMLGVLNLNLHDAFDNETYSRQLITRAFGLVRQALIVDFLSARLDPGYPREDFVYYHDPGRILDFALSLTPDVVLKHDYLPLPQKEFLLLLRKTT comes from the coding sequence ATGCGGGAGATTCCCCAAAGCATCGCGGCCAACATGGTGCAACGTTATACCAAGCGGTATCGCGATCTCGGCTATCATGTCCGCACGCTTGGCTGGGGCAACGTCGAACAGCAACGACGCCGTTTTGCCATGACCCTGACCCTGGGCCTCGACTTGACCGGAACACGAGTGGTGGATTTCGGCTGCGGCTTCGGCGATTATTACGATTTCCTCAAGGATGTCGGGGTGTCTTGTGACAACTACCTGGGGCTGGACATCAACCCCGATTTGCTCCAAGAGGCCCGGGCGCGCCATGGAGACGATCCGCGAACCGCCTTTGCCCAGGTGGATCTCGCCCGGAAGCAGTCCGGCGAACCTCTTGGCGATGTCGGCGTCATGCTCGGCGTGCTCAACCTCAATTTGCACGACGCCTTCGACAATGAAACGTACTCCCGGCAGTTGATCACCCGGGCCTTCGGCCTCGTGCGCCAGGCCCTGATCGTGGATTTTTTAAGTGCCCGCCTGGATCCCGGCTATCCCCGGGAGGATTTTGTCTACTATCACGACCCAGGCAGGATTCTGGATTTCGCCCTGTCGCTGACCCCGGACGTGGTGCTCAAACATGACTACCTACCTTTGCCGCAAAAGGAATTCCTGCTGCTGTTGCGTAAAACCACATGA